The following are from one region of the Arthrobacter sp. TMP15 genome:
- a CDS encoding GNAT family N-acetyltransferase — translation MTEVINTERLALRPWEESDVDFIYDLYSRWVVQRFIGTEPTVMASRSEAVERLARFKAMDHPIHGVWAVTRKEDGLPVGTLLLKPIPVSESEAPQASDDIEIGWHFHPDHWGNGFASEAAAAVLEHAFAAGLPQVLAVTNPANEASQSVCRRIGMEHLGLSKKYYDSDCELFSVLNPGVDS, via the coding sequence ATGACTGAAGTAATTAACACAGAGCGTCTTGCGCTGCGTCCTTGGGAAGAATCCGACGTCGATTTCATTTATGACCTGTATTCTCGCTGGGTGGTTCAGCGCTTCATCGGCACAGAGCCCACGGTTATGGCCAGCCGTTCGGAAGCGGTGGAACGGCTGGCCCGGTTCAAAGCCATGGACCATCCCATTCATGGGGTGTGGGCCGTGACACGCAAAGAAGACGGGCTGCCGGTGGGGACACTGCTGCTGAAACCGATTCCGGTTTCGGAGTCGGAGGCGCCCCAAGCTTCCGATGATATTGAAATTGGGTGGCATTTTCATCCTGATCATTGGGGCAACGGCTTCGCCTCTGAAGCCGCAGCTGCTGTCCTTGAGCATGCCTTTGCCGCAGGCTTGCCTCAAGTACTGGCCGTAACCAACCCCGCCAATGAGGCATCCCAAAGCGTGTGCCGCCGCATTGGAATGGAACACCTTGGCCTATCCAAGAAGTACTACGATTCCGACTGTGAACTCTTTTCGGTGCTAAATCCGGGAGTTGATTCCTAG